In the genome of Daucus carota subsp. sativus chromosome 9, DH1 v3.0, whole genome shotgun sequence, the window aaccgtcaattcatCAAGTGTGTGCACCTTACTGTGCGAAGTAGTGATATGAGATGGTAGTGGTGATGAAATTTGCGGTGTTACAGTTGCCTCATGTTGTAGATCTCCTGAAGTGCTAAGAGATAAGGTGGTAGTGTCAGAAACAACACTTTTTAGTGGTGCACTTAGAAGatcttctccctctctctcagaatttGTAGCTGTATGGCTAGAGGGGTGTGAGGTTTCTGCTTCAGAGGTGTGTGAAGGAATGCCTTGGTTATGAGTTTGTGGGATTGCAAACGCATTGGCATGTAGAAGAAGAGGATCATCTGTGTCTAGCATATTCATCCACAATTCATCAGGATGAAAAGATAAATTATCAGGATTAAATTCAGAAGAACCTGTTGGGTGCTCCGGAGTGTAATTGTCTGTGAATAGATCATCGTAGTTTACAGCCCTTTCAGAGACGACATCAGACTCACGTGGAGGGACTACTGGATCAGCATCAACATCCATAGGAGCATGTCCCTCAGTGGCTTCAGTCACTGGCTCTGCAGCAGGATCAACTTCAGCAGCTTCTTCAGTATTTACATCATCCTGGATTTCAGGAGCAGCCTGTCCTTGTTGTACCTGTACCTGTACATTCATATTCTCAAAGAAATTTCTTAGTACTTGGGTTAGTACCACAGGATGATTATTTGGATAATTGGCTTTGTTATGGAGAATCATCAGCTGTTTGAGAGAAAGATAAGAATGATTAGAAGTTACACAACGAGCATATGCAGCTTTCTCCATTGTGGACAGTGCATGATTGAGGACCAGCTGGAAGAATCGTGGATATAACATTGAAGTACGAGGTCCTGTCAGTGTCCTTTGGAACTCTTCCATGATCAGATGCCCAAAGTTGATTGGCCGGTTTTCAGCAATGGCAATGCCAAAATTCTGATTGAAAGTTGTGAGACCATGAAATCCGCCAACCTTCGGAGCAAAGACATATGATACACAGGAGAAGAAAAAGTTCCATTCCTTTGGGAGATGAGTGACATAAATCTTTTTGGGTAACCTCCCTTGATCATCAAGTGAACAGTTGATCTGATTGAAAAATGCTATTCGCTCCTCTTCAGTAGGTACTGGGACAAAATTGGCAGTTGGAAGTCCCAATACTTCATTCAGCAATGTCTCGGTTATAGTGATGTCCCGACCTTGAATCACGCAACTTACACCTAAAACTTGATCAACATCGCTAACACGTGCTGTGTTCATAAAGTCTCGAAGTAAATCATTAATCAGCAGAGTATGTTGAGTCATGGCTGTACGTGCAAGTGAGGCCTCACTCAAGAAATGAAcccatcttttaaaattttgcggtttgattaaatcattatttgcaACAATAGTGTAATTTGTCTTTGGAAttacaaaatttgcagccatttttaatttaaataaattaaaaatgaaggaaaattttgtttgtttagaaACGAGACAAATATATCACAATGGtacgaaaataataatttaaacacgagccgaaaaaccctaattcttatAGTTTCGAAATCTGATGAAACTAAAGTATGTTGTTCCTTTCGAAATTCTAAGACTAATGGTATCGGAATCGCAAATTTTTAACACCAAAATCACGTAGAAACTAAGCCCGGAAGTTGAAAAGTCTTGAAAACCCCAACGAAAAACGATAACGGATAGTAaagatttttatatgaaaagaaCGGGCTTTGCGAGGGGATTCCAAAACTACAAACGGTTTTAAAAATGGGCAGAGTTTCGATATGATTTTGATTGTAAGAAGAGCAGCAGTTCGTGAGTTTGTGTTTTAAAACAATGGCGAAGTGATGTTTTGAAAAAGAAACAGTGTGTATATGCATGCTGCGTTAGTGGCGCAAGGAggaagagagaaaaaaaaataaagaaaaattaacTGAACCGTTCTCGTGGCGCAAGGAAGAGAACGGCGCAAGCAAAGAGGTCCAAGCGCAAGGAAGAAGGCGCAAGgaggagaaaaaagaaaataataaaaagaatgtacacggcgcaaggaagaaaagaaaaagaaaataaaaaataaaaataataaaatggtTCCTAGCGCAAGGTAGGAGAGGCGCAAGGAAACAAAAagaaacagaaaagaaaaaagtaatACATACCTGGCGCAAGGAAGGAAGCGCAAGGTAAGGATTTTTGAAGTTGTTTTAATCAACGATTGTGTGGCGCAAGTTAGAAATCAATTGAGAATTTtaacttaattaaaaatttgattctTGGTGCCAGTTGAGACATCTGGGCGCAAGGAACAAatctaatcaaattaaaattaaaataaaagaacatAAAGAGTTTTTGATAAACTAAGTTGCACCAACATTCGATTAAAACAGAAAACAAATTCACAGTTTGTAATTTAAATCGAATTAAACTATATTAAAGATAGTCAATTCAAGTTAAATTTAACTATGCTACAAGAGAGAAAAAAATCACAGTTATtatctaaattaaattaaactaaattgACATTAGCaaacttaatttaaatatactatgctgcttattttagtttaaatttaattaatggaaacTAATAATCATTGAATTGCTTCACGTCCATTAACTAATCTTAAACTAAAGATAActgaatcatttaaatatttatattcattaattgaataaaaacacttaaacaatttatgcaattaattttaacaatctacCATTTAAGCAATTaaaacacataatcacatatatcatggcaaatcaATGAGAACTAATTAGcaattaaatacataaaatacataaaatactggatgcacttgtaaattcacaagtcctagaaatatgtacatttaaatacttgtgaacttacgaacaaattgcagttattgattgtctaatttaattagacagatttaacatcccaagttcaccaaccaatctagggaaagtggattcgtctagtggtttagtgaagatgtctgcaatttgttgatcagtaggtacaaagtgtaactctactgttccattcatgacatgctcacgaagaaaatgatacctgatatcaatatgctttgtcctggtgtgttgaacaggattgttggcaatggcaatggcactcgtgttatcacacagaatcggaattttatccaacatgaatccataatcttgtagttgattcctcatccacaaaatttgagcacagcaactcccagcagctatgtattcagcttctgctgtagacgtagacacggagtgttgcttcttgctgtaccatgacaccaaccttcgtccaagaaactgacagcttcctgaagtacttttcctatcaatcttacatcctgcaaagtcagaatctgtatagccaatcagatcaaaacctgtatctttaggataCCATATCCcaagattgggggttcccttaagatacctaaaaatacgcttaacagctataagatgagactctttaggatcagcctggaatctagcacataaacaagttgcgaacatgatatctggcctactagcagttaagtacaagagagagccaatcatacctcgatacctcgtgatgtcaactgacttaccagatttgtcctgatcaagtttgacagcagttggcataggggttttggcaggagatgcctcttccattccatacttcttcagaagatccttgatgtacttTGATtgacagataaaaataccgtcaggcttctgaagtacttgaagtcctagaaagaaggacaattctcccatcatgctcatctcgtacttgctctgcataagcttagcaaatctctcgcacaaaagatcattagtagaaccaaatataatgtcatcgacatatacttgtaccagAATTACATCattcttatgctttttatggaaaagagttttatcgatgatacctctggtgaaaccattttcaagtagaaacttggaaagagtgtcataccaggttcgaggggcttgcttcagaccATAAAGAGCTTTGAAGAGAAAAtacacgaagtcttcaaattctttgtcttcgaacccagggggttgttcaacataaacttcctcttcgagatcaccattcaggaatgcacttttcacatccatctgatatactttgaagttggaatgtgcagcaaatgctaagaacatcctgattgcttcaagcctggcaactggagcataggtttcatcataatcgatTCCTTCCTCTTGCGAGTAACCCTTGgctaccagtcttgccttattcctcgtaacagtaccatcttcatccagcttgtttctaaaaacccatctagtgccaactatagattttcctttaggtcttggcaccagcttccaaactttctgcctttcaaattgattgagttcctcctgcattgcagatacccaatctggatcatttagagcctcttcaactttctttggttctgtctgagacaaaaatccagcaaagttgcattcattttgagttgctcttctagtctgtacTCCTGTGtcaggatcaccaatgatttgttcaatggGATGGTCTCTGCTCCATACCCTtggtcttggcagattcaatcttgatgattcaccgtaatcattgttgtgttgagtgtgacgactagtagatccactaatGTGACTTGCTCCCCCTGAACTGATGCTaatcctatttgatgatcctccactttgaccactgtgatcatgatgatcatttgtattgttaccaacacttcctccagatggttcaggatcagcagttCTTTCAGTTGCATTAGGTTCTctagtatcagcttcaggttcatcttctccaatATAGATGTCATCTAAGTTCTCGaattctagagaatcagattcattttccttttgaagacttgggagcttggtatcatcaaaccttacattgatgctttcaatcagcttgtcgtcattgatcagataaaccctgtaggcctttgaCTCTAAGGAATAACCCAGAaagatgccttcttcagctttagcatcaaacttacccagatgctcttctttaagaacatagcattttgcaccaaacacatgaaagtaactcagtgatggttttctgttggccattacttcgtacggagtcttatccaaatctttgttaatcagggtacgattttgagtgtagcaagcagtattcacagcttcagcccagaaatagattggaagtcttgattgactaatcattgtccttgctgcttcaatcaaggtcctgttcttcctttctacgacaccattttgttgtggagtcattggagctgaatactgacgagaaatacccttatcagtacagaattcattaagaacagcatttcaaaattctgttccattatctgatctgattgcccttactggcaaatctgcttccttttcaatcttcttgatatgatcaatgatgacttgtgctgcttcatcctttgtatgtaagaataatacccatgtgtattttgagtagtcatcgacgatcacaagagcatatctctttcttgacatagaaggaatgttgactggtccaaacagatccatatgaatcagttgaaggggtgaaccaatgtcagtcatgcctttgctcctgtgtgatgctttctttgactttcctttctcacatgcatcacagagtccttcttgacagaattctttctgtggcaatcctctcacaagttctcttttgactaaagagttcatagtcttaaagtttaagtgtgagagcttct includes:
- the LOC135149483 gene encoding uncharacterized protein LOC135149483; translation: MADTVEESPSQVSPEISVDDMTNADYKKTINELEEHLGKFDAKAEEGIFLGYSLESKAYRVYLINDDKLIESINVRFDDTKLPSLQKENESDSLEFENLDDIYIGEDEPEADTREPNATERTADPEPSGGSVGNNTNDHHDHSGQSGGSSNRISISSGGASHISGSTSRHTQHNNDYGESSRLNLPRPRVWSRDHPIEQIIGDPDTGVQTRRATQNECNFAGFLNKLDEDGTVTRNKARLVAKGYSQEEGIDYDETYAPVARLEAIRMYLKGTPNLGIWYPKDTGFDLIGYTDSDFAGFIFSLRLVNGREAIQ